CATGACACTCTCAGCAGCAAGCACCGCATTGACGGCCGCCTCCACTTCGGCAGCACTACACGATACCCGCAGCTCGGCCAGATACTCGGCATAGGCAATGTCCGCCAGCGGCGACCTGCGCCCACGATAGCCCCCGCCCAACTCGACAATCTGCAGACTCGGGGGCAGTTGCGCACTCAGACGACGATGGAACTCGCGCGGGTCCACCGGTGCGACCAGATCCACAATGCACAACTCCGCCTCACTCTCCACTCCCACCGGCAGAGGGGAAGCAAAGGCGATCTTCGCCCGTGGATTGAAACCCTCGCTGTAGGCCACGGGTAGGCCGGACCGCCGAACGGCACGGTCGAAAGTCCGTGCCAGGTCCAGATGTCCCACGTAGGCTATCAGCCCGTGCTTGGCGAAACGGATGCGAGCATAGGGGCGACCGCGATCCATCAGCACCCTCGCTCCCGGTTCGCAACCTCGCACTTGGCAAGCCGCGACACTCCACACCCCAGGCATGGGCCAAAGCGGCAATCCTCGCTGGTCTGCCCCCCGACCGCACGCTCACGCTCGGCAAGCAGGAACTGCCGGCTTACCCCGGTGTCGATGTGACTCCAGGGAAGCCTGGCGCCCGTAGCGAACTCCCGGCTCGCCTCCTCCTGCAGCGACAGCCCACTCTCGGCAAAGGCCTGCTGCCAGCGCGAGTAGTCGAAATGCTCCGACCAGGCATCCATCCTCGCACCGGCACGGTAGGCAGCCAAGATCGCCTG
The Armatimonadia bacterium DNA segment above includes these coding regions:
- a CDS encoding TIGR03936 family radical SAM-associated protein, whose product is MDRGRPYARIRFAKHGLIAYVGHLDLARTFDRAVRRSGLPVAYSEGFNPRAKIAFASPLPVGVESEAELCIVDLVAPVDPREFHRRLSAQLPPSLQIVELGGGYRGRRSPLADIAYAEYLAELRVSCSAAEVEAAVNAVLAAESVMAWRRTKSGEGEQEIRPGIVELEVVDVEARRLRMRLQIAGENVAKPAEVVEALHERLGGGSCEVERLTRTALF